From Aquificota bacterium, one genomic window encodes:
- a CDS encoding 4-vinyl reductase, with protein MDELEAVSKIRIFLRQEGFIVPRKPVQEFYSSIVKLSGFGIGGILNMSGKKAGKIAGQILKELIGNNSPSTEEIELYLRTFLEEAGIGVVDHWENEENRVKIYIKGSVFAEGQEGKKPVCIPLQGALSGVFEELTNLKWECKEVECVAQGKDFCLFELEVKG; from the coding sequence ATGGACGAGCTTGAGGCGGTGTCAAAGATCAGGATTTTTCTAAGGCAGGAAGGTTTTATAGTGCCTAGAAAGCCTGTGCAGGAGTTTTATTCAAGCATAGTAAAGCTTTCAGGCTTTGGTATAGGTGGCATACTCAACATGTCTGGCAAAAAGGCTGGGAAGATAGCGGGGCAAATATTAAAGGAACTTATAGGGAATAATTCACCCTCCACAGAGGAGATAGAGCTCTACCTTAGGACCTTCCTTGAAGAAGCGGGCATAGGAGTTGTGGACCATTGGGAGAATGAGGAGAACAGGGTAAAGATATACATTAAAGGCTCTGTCTTTGCAGAGGGGCAGGAGGGCAAAAAGCCCGTCTGTATACCCTTACAGGGCGCCCTTTCTGGCGTTTTTGAAGAGCTAACAAACCTCAAATGGGAATGCAAAGAAGTGGAGTGTGTAGCACAGGGTAAAGATTTCTGTCTTTTTGAGCTGGAGGTGAAAGGATGA
- a CDS encoding NAD(P)/FAD-dependent oxidoreductase, whose product MIKFYDAVVIGSGPGGFTSALILAKGGLKVALLEAEELGGTCLNRGCIPKEGLYRIAKEAYSLRKKGFEVKLDFERALKYVRTRINQIKANAEFLLKREGIDLIKGIGVLVDENTVKVGKNLYLRGEHVVLACGSKPKERHTSPEDVLTGKVLPRGKVLIEGSGASACELSFILSAFGYHVCLKVEGRLLKDYPVDEDMVEKLEEELELCGVRFVDSVIDADLHVKATGRVPNLCKESFPFLEFDQEGYVKVDECMRTNIKNIYAVGDITKPMGASHAIAKAKSACQSIMDLYSPYRPELVPIVICSALELGFVGSYEARHKRIMKTLNANTKSFVNGRKGMISMYVDEEERLSYFSILGEEVSEALNLISFTMNNALWDDQLFRMPYTHPSLCEYFGDIALDYSVNRV is encoded by the coding sequence ATGATAAAGTTCTATGATGCGGTTGTTATAGGAAGCGGTCCGGGGGGTTTTACTTCAGCCCTCATACTTGCAAAGGGTGGACTAAAGGTAGCCCTTTTGGAGGCTGAGGAGCTTGGTGGTACATGTCTAAACAGGGGATGTATACCAAAGGAAGGGCTTTACCGTATAGCTAAGGAGGCCTACTCTTTAAGGAAGAAGGGCTTTGAGGTAAAGCTGGACTTTGAGAGGGCTTTAAAGTATGTAAGAACAAGGATAAACCAGATAAAGGCTAATGCGGAATTTTTGCTAAAAAGGGAAGGTATAGACCTTATAAAGGGTATTGGTGTGCTTGTGGATGAGAATACGGTAAAGGTAGGTAAAAACCTTTATCTTAGGGGTGAGCATGTTGTGCTTGCTTGCGGCTCCAAGCCTAAGGAAAGACACACAAGCCCGGAGGATGTGCTAACGGGAAAGGTGCTTCCAAGAGGCAAGGTCCTTATAGAAGGCTCTGGTGCCAGCGCCTGCGAGCTCTCCTTTATCCTTTCGGCCTTTGGCTACCATGTTTGTCTAAAGGTTGAGGGAAGGCTTTTGAAGGACTATCCTGTGGATGAGGATATGGTGGAAAAGCTGGAGGAAGAGTTGGAGCTCTGCGGTGTAAGGTTTGTGGACAGCGTAATAGATGCGGACCTTCATGTAAAGGCCACTGGTAGGGTTCCAAATTTGTGCAAAGAGAGCTTCCCCTTCCTTGAGTTTGACCAAGAGGGTTATGTTAAGGTTGATGAGTGTATGAGAACTAATATAAAGAATATTTACGCTGTGGGAGATATAACAAAGCCCATGGGTGCAAGCCATGCCATTGCAAAGGCAAAGTCTGCCTGCCAGAGCATAATGGACCTCTATAGCCCTTACAGGCCTGAGCTTGTGCCCATAGTTATATGCTCGGCCCTTGAGCTTGGCTTTGTTGGCTCTTATGAGGCAAGGCATAAAAGGATCATGAAGACCTTGAACGCAAACACAAAGAGCTTTGTAAACGGAAGGAAGGGAATGATAAGTATGTATGTGGATGAGGAAGAAAGGCTTTCTTACTTCTCCATCCTAGGAGAGGAGGTTAGCGAAGCTTTAAATCTGATATCCTTTACCATGAACAACGCTCTCTGGGACGATCAGCTCTTCCGCATGCCCTATACGCATCCCTCCCTTTGCGAATACTTTGGAGACATAGCCTTAGATTACTCTGTAAACAGGGTTTGA
- a CDS encoding molecular chaperone TorD family protein gives MDELKGLSFFYYAFSELFLEKDYYYLNSLCNDLINSTYSNYALKVLRHMDSFKLQEELELMDGISLLERDYRDVDPKLISSAYEHLGFKLDEGYEPDHVGVELRFLSLLCLEEDLVKGYTNQYRFIRNRLEWLVDLEEAFKEKGFLALADSLSFLRAFLRDHKAFLMGELKVK, from the coding sequence ATGGATGAGCTAAAGGGCCTTTCCTTCTTTTATTATGCCTTTTCCGAGCTTTTTTTGGAAAAGGACTACTACTACCTCAATTCCTTATGCAATGACCTAATCAACTCAACATACTCTAACTATGCCTTAAAGGTGCTTAGGCATATGGACAGCTTTAAGCTTCAAGAGGAGCTTGAGCTTATGGACGGAATTTCCCTTTTGGAAAGGGACTATAGGGATGTGGACCCAAAGCTGATCTCTTCAGCTTATGAGCATTTGGGGTTTAAATTGGATGAAGGCTATGAGCCAGACCATGTGGGTGTGGAGCTTAGGTTTTTATCCCTTCTTTGCTTAGAGGAAGACCTTGTTAAAGGCTATACAAACCAGTATAGGTTTATAAGGAACAGGCTTGAGTGGCTTGTAGACCTTGAAGAGGCCTTCAAAGAAAAGGGCTTTTTAGCCTTGGCAGATTCCCTATCTTTCCTCAGGGCCTTTCTCAGAGACCACAAGGCCTTTCTTATGGGTGAACTCAAGGTCAAATAG
- the sat gene encoding sulfate adenylyltransferase, producing MLIAPHGGELVNRVVPERERVKILTEAERYPSLHVDRDTLLDVENIATGVFSPLKGFMTKEELEGVVYQMLLPSGHVWTIPILLQVEEEVARSLGPGERVALRDDEGRLKALLDVKDIYPIELEKVARLVWGTDINEHPGVKTFYSKGRWVIGGDIWLLERVNHPLRDWVLDPEETRKVFEYRGWKRVVGFQTRNAPHRAHEYLQRIALEMADGLFINPVLGWKKSDDFDSYTVLKAYEYLIDNYYPSKRVLLSGLATAMRYAGPREAVFHAIVRKNFGCTHFIVGRDHAGVGNFYGPYDAHRIFDKLPRDIGIEIIRVTAVFYCSQCGCMVSDKSCGHGESYRTYVSMTKIREMLRKGLVPPKEMIREDIAKLLFDLEFTHKKGLVVSEKGPEER from the coding sequence ATGCTTATAGCACCCCATGGAGGAGAGCTTGTAAACAGGGTTGTGCCAGAGAGGGAAAGGGTAAAGATACTGACTGAGGCCGAGAGGTACCCGTCCCTCCATGTGGATAGGGATACACTCCTTGACGTTGAGAACATTGCCACAGGCGTCTTTTCGCCCCTTAAGGGCTTTATGACAAAAGAAGAGCTCGAGGGCGTGGTTTATCAGATGCTCCTTCCAAGCGGTCATGTCTGGACCATACCCATACTTCTACAGGTGGAAGAAGAGGTGGCAAGGTCCCTTGGACCTGGAGAGAGGGTGGCCCTAAGGGACGATGAAGGCAGGCTAAAGGCCTTGCTTGATGTTAAGGACATATATCCCATAGAGTTGGAAAAAGTTGCCAGGCTTGTATGGGGTACGGACATCAACGAACACCCAGGCGTGAAGACCTTTTACTCAAAGGGAAGATGGGTCATAGGCGGTGATATTTGGCTTTTGGAAAGGGTAAACCACCCCCTTAGGGATTGGGTGCTGGACCCTGAGGAGACAAGGAAGGTTTTTGAATATAGGGGTTGGAAGAGGGTGGTGGGATTTCAAACTAGGAATGCACCTCACAGGGCCCATGAATACCTTCAGAGGATAGCCCTTGAGATGGCAGATGGTCTTTTTATAAACCCCGTCTTGGGCTGGAAGAAGTCTGACGACTTTGACTCTTACACCGTTTTAAAGGCCTATGAGTACCTTATAGATAACTACTATCCTTCCAAAAGGGTGCTTCTTTCTGGCCTTGCCACTGCCATGAGGTATGCGGGCCCGAGGGAGGCGGTCTTTCATGCCATAGTAAGGAAGAACTTTGGATGCACCCATTTTATAGTAGGTAGGGACCATGCGGGCGTTGGGAATTTTTATGGCCCTTACGATGCACACAGGATATTTGATAAGCTTCCAAGGGACATAGGCATAGAGATAATAAGGGTTACTGCGGTCTTTTACTGTAGCCAGTGTGGTTGTATGGTATCGGACAAAAGCTGTGGGCATGGGGAAAGCTACAGAACCTATGTGAGCATGACAAAGATAAGGGAGATGTTGAGGAAGGGCCTTGTGCCACCAAAGGAGATGATAAGGGAGGATATAGCTAAGCTCCTATTTGACCTTGAGTTCACCCATAAGAAAGGCCTTGTGGTCTCTGAGAAAGGCCCTGAGGAAAGATAG
- the cobA gene encoding uroporphyrinogen-III C-methyltransferase, whose protein sequence is MGKVYLIGAGPGDPELLTLKALRLIKSADVILYDRLINQEILLFAKPECELVYVGKEDGKHTIEQEKINELLLRYAHTKEVVVRLKGGDPFIFGRGGEEALFLAEHGVEFEIVPGVSSFYSVPAYAGIPITFRGISSSFAVITGHEDPKKEKSSIDWESLKGINTLIVLMGVSRRKEIAKRLIEVGRDPKEPVAFIENGTTEKQKVILTDLYELSTNPPEVSPPAIMVVGHVVRLREKLALKEVEACL, encoded by the coding sequence ATGGGTAAGGTCTATCTTATAGGCGCAGGACCGGGAGACCCAGAGCTTTTAACGCTTAAGGCTTTGAGGCTAATAAAGTCCGCCGATGTTATCCTATACGACAGGCTCATAAACCAAGAGATACTTCTTTTTGCCAAGCCAGAATGTGAGCTTGTCTATGTAGGAAAAGAAGATGGAAAGCATACCATAGAGCAGGAGAAGATAAACGAGCTTTTGCTAAGGTATGCCCACACAAAGGAAGTGGTGGTAAGACTAAAAGGGGGAGACCCATTCATCTTTGGAAGGGGAGGAGAAGAGGCGCTATTTTTGGCAGAGCATGGCGTAGAGTTTGAGATAGTTCCGGGAGTAAGCTCCTTTTACTCAGTGCCAGCCTACGCTGGCATACCAATAACCTTCAGGGGTATATCCTCATCCTTTGCCGTAATAACAGGACATGAGGACCCAAAAAAGGAAAAATCAAGCATAGATTGGGAGAGTCTAAAAGGGATAAACACCTTGATAGTTCTCATGGGAGTATCAAGAAGAAAAGAGATAGCCAAAAGGCTTATAGAGGTAGGGAGGGACCCAAAGGAGCCTGTGGCCTTTATAGAGAATGGGACCACAGAGAAGCAGAAGGTTATACTTACAGACCTTTATGAGCTTTCCACAAACCCGCCTGAGGTAAGCCCTCCTGCCATCATGGTGGTGGGACATGTGGTAAGACTGAGGGAAAAATTAGCATTAAAGGAGGTTGAGGCATGCTTATAG
- a CDS encoding TSUP family transporter: MVADLEPNRCVGTDIAFGLACSFVGGSLHMMLGHFERVLLLPMGLGGLLGVYLDTKLTRIVNPKPLRLVISAMLLVVALNLLYRSFTNG, encoded by the coding sequence ATGGTGGCTGACCTTGAGCCAAACAGATGCGTAGGCACAGACATAGCCTTTGGCCTTGCCTGCTCCTTTGTAGGTGGTAGCCTTCACATGATGTTGGGACACTTTGAAAGAGTCCTCCTTTTACCCATGGGCTTGGGTGGCCTTTTGGGAGTCTACCTTGACACAAAGCTAACAAGGATTGTAAACCCAAAGCCTTTGAGGCTTGTCATATCAGCCATGCTCCTTGTGGTGGCCTTAAACCTTTTGTACAGGAGCTTTACCAATGGGTAA
- a CDS encoding phosphoadenylyl-sulfate reductase, giving the protein MKLWEEVIDKNPREKLKAEKHPLDIIEELPRLIKEGYERVPEEDLVRLQWYGLYHDKPRIGYFMLRIKLPGGKVKPDQLRVIGELAKSFNDYAELTTRQDIQMHGIRLDDLPWVFERLSSVGLFPIGACGDTVRNITSCPVSGVDKYELFDVEGCIEELEGFFHNPENREYFNLPRKFKITLSSCPYHCNCPEMHDLAFVGMVKDGVEGFAVWVGGGLSSTPRLARKLGLFVPKGKVLEVAKAVVDIWSEDPENRRSFVRARIKYFIDKVGIEGFRELLLERLSFSPELIKEEPAAIGRNFHVGIGEQKEEGLFYAGFPVEAGRVSGSQLIKVAELAQDLNLSIRVSQRQNLILTHIPREELDHVLRRMEEIGFSLKKSISRGISIACTSDPFCNYSVGSSKEFFLELLNYLEERPGDVGDIAIGVDGCPHACAHHWLNDIGLQATHIRHPDGSVESAVNIVLGGGYGKYANIGRIVAKKVPLPLAKEYIERLILVYKGSGHKNFQEFVRSYSDEELLSIMQGGKAVVQEERGKVRVRLFGPISRFFGGLSEVEVEAKTVREALLKLEEEFKDFRGRAIDERGELKPYIKVFLNEEDIKFLQGLDTPLKEGDEIAIYPALAGGAPMYDELELHELAIEYEGRPAQDVIAWAIENFHPRLYIAWSGQAEDMVILDMAYRINPQVRVFTVDTGRLHEETYRLMEKVYEVYGIRIEVYFPDKEEVEDMVRRFGVNLFYRSVELRHLCCHIRKVRPLLRALNQVDAWITGLRREQWASRHNLMKIEVDHDHGQIVKVNPLVDWTERDVWKYIKEKGVPYSELYEKGYRSIGCSPCTRPVAPYEDPRVGRWWWEVGAPKECGMHCSLETGSFERISDKILGERK; this is encoded by the coding sequence ATGAAGCTTTGGGAAGAGGTTATAGACAAGAATCCAAGGGAAAAGCTTAAGGCAGAAAAGCACCCCCTTGATATAATTGAAGAGCTTCCAAGGCTTATAAAGGAGGGCTATGAGAGGGTCCCAGAAGAGGACCTTGTGCGCCTTCAATGGTACGGCCTCTATCATGATAAACCACGCATAGGCTACTTCATGCTGAGGATTAAACTGCCCGGTGGAAAGGTAAAGCCAGACCAGCTGAGAGTGATTGGGGAGCTTGCCAAAAGCTTTAATGATTATGCGGAGCTCACCACAAGGCAGGATATTCAAATGCATGGAATAAGGCTTGATGACCTACCCTGGGTCTTTGAAAGGCTTTCCAGCGTTGGGCTTTTCCCCATAGGGGCCTGTGGTGATACGGTAAGGAACATAACCAGCTGTCCCGTTTCAGGCGTAGATAAATATGAGCTTTTTGACGTTGAAGGATGCATAGAGGAGCTTGAGGGCTTTTTCCACAATCCAGAAAACAGGGAATACTTTAACCTGCCTAGGAAGTTTAAGATAACCCTTTCAAGCTGTCCTTACCATTGCAACTGTCCAGAGATGCACGACCTTGCCTTTGTGGGCATGGTAAAAGATGGTGTTGAGGGCTTTGCAGTTTGGGTGGGTGGTGGGCTTTCTTCAACGCCAAGGCTTGCAAGAAAGCTAGGCCTATTTGTACCAAAGGGAAAAGTCCTAGAAGTAGCCAAGGCTGTGGTGGACATATGGAGCGAGGATCCAGAAAACAGAAGGTCCTTTGTAAGGGCAAGGATAAAGTACTTCATAGACAAGGTTGGGATAGAAGGCTTTAGAGAATTGCTCCTTGAAAGGCTAAGCTTTAGCCCAGAGCTTATCAAGGAGGAGCCAGCGGCCATAGGCAGGAACTTCCATGTGGGAATAGGAGAGCAGAAGGAGGAGGGCCTTTTCTATGCAGGCTTTCCTGTGGAGGCAGGTAGGGTATCCGGCAGCCAGCTCATAAAGGTGGCAGAGCTTGCACAGGACCTAAACCTCTCCATAAGGGTTTCTCAGAGGCAGAACCTCATACTGACCCATATACCAAGAGAGGAGCTTGACCATGTGCTAAGAAGGATGGAAGAGATAGGCTTTAGCCTCAAAAAGAGCATATCAAGGGGCATATCCATAGCCTGCACAAGCGACCCCTTCTGCAACTACTCCGTTGGCTCCTCAAAGGAGTTCTTTTTGGAACTTTTAAACTATCTTGAGGAAAGGCCTGGAGATGTGGGAGATATTGCCATAGGTGTGGATGGCTGTCCCCATGCCTGCGCTCACCATTGGCTAAACGACATAGGGCTTCAGGCCACCCACATAAGACATCCCGACGGAAGCGTGGAGAGCGCGGTAAACATAGTGCTAGGAGGTGGCTATGGAAAGTATGCAAACATAGGTAGGATAGTGGCAAAAAAGGTGCCGCTGCCCTTGGCAAAGGAGTACATAGAGAGGCTTATACTGGTCTACAAAGGCTCTGGACACAAAAACTTTCAGGAGTTTGTGAGGTCTTATTCTGATGAGGAGCTCTTGAGCATTATGCAAGGTGGAAAGGCGGTGGTGCAAGAGGAGAGGGGGAAGGTAAGAGTAAGACTATTTGGGCCCATAAGCAGGTTTTTCGGTGGGCTTTCTGAGGTGGAGGTGGAAGCTAAGACAGTGAGAGAAGCTCTTTTGAAGCTTGAGGAGGAGTTTAAAGATTTTCGTGGAAGGGCCATTGATGAAAGGGGTGAGCTAAAGCCTTACATAAAGGTCTTTTTGAATGAGGAGGACATAAAGTTCTTGCAGGGCCTTGATACTCCTCTTAAGGAAGGGGATGAGATAGCCATATATCCAGCCCTTGCGGGAGGTGCACCCATGTATGACGAGCTTGAGCTTCATGAGCTCGCCATTGAGTATGAAGGAAGGCCGGCACAAGATGTAATAGCCTGGGCCATAGAGAACTTTCATCCAAGGCTCTACATAGCCTGGAGCGGTCAGGCAGAGGACATGGTGATCCTTGATATGGCTTACAGGATAAACCCACAGGTCAGGGTCTTTACCGTTGATACGGGAAGGCTTCATGAGGAGACCTACAGGCTTATGGAAAAGGTCTATGAGGTCTACGGCATAAGGATAGAGGTTTACTTCCCAGACAAGGAAGAGGTGGAGGATATGGTAAGGAGGTTTGGCGTAAACCTCTTTTACAGGTCTGTGGAGCTCAGACACCTCTGCTGTCATATAAGGAAGGTGAGGCCCCTTTTGAGGGCTTTAAATCAGGTGGATGCCTGGATCACAGGCCTGAGAAGGGAACAATGGGCAAGCAGGCACAACCTTATGAAGATTGAAGTGGACCATGACCACGGACAGATAGTAAAGGTAAACCCCTTGGTAGATTGGACGGAAAGGGATGTGTGGAAGTACATAAAGGAAAAGGGAGTGCCATATAGCGAGCTCTACGAGAAGGGCTACAGAAGCATAGGATGTTCACCTTGCACCAGGCCTGTGGCTCCCTATGAGGACCCAAGGGTAGGAAGATGGTGGTGGGAAGTGGGAGCTCCTAAGGAGTGTGGTATGCACTGCAGTCTGGAGACGGGAAGCTTTGAAAGAATATCGGACAAGATATTGGGGGAAAGGAAATGA
- a CDS encoding sigma-54 dependent transcriptional regulator, whose translation MKYIILYTKDKGLKVEGLKTVEEFPEDLRNSIVILDVDTVGLSSLPDLKEDGNLVIAITGRTLPGYTMKLMSLGFYDVLLKPVNPKELREVIEKAKGELYHREEVIPIVYSEEDLSGDLCKELCSIIGNSEGRMKEVLKTIGKVAPLDVPVLITGETGVGKEFFAKALWKLSRRWNGPFLAINCSAVPPELFEAELFGYERGAFTGASTSKAGLIEMAKGGVLFLDEVGDLPLVLQPKLLRVLQEKKVRRLGSTKEVPCDFRLICATNKDIKSLVKEGLFREDLYYRISVVHIHIPPLRERKEDIPILLNCIVGNLSTEMGKRIRGYTRDFLEKVLSYSWPGNVREMENMLRRAIALSDGDVLRGKDLELVAEEYKPRDIDRVVRMEVKRLIEAGERDIYRKLLDSVAYAIVEEAFSVLGKNQSKTAKVLGINRITLRKLLKDKATPLT comes from the coding sequence ATGAAATATATTATCCTTTATACAAAGGACAAGGGCTTAAAGGTGGAAGGCCTAAAAACCGTTGAAGAGTTCCCAGAGGACCTAAGGAACTCCATAGTTATCTTGGATGTGGATACAGTCGGGCTCTCATCACTGCCAGACCTTAAAGAGGATGGAAACTTGGTTATAGCCATAACGGGAAGAACTTTGCCTGGATATACCATGAAGCTTATGAGCCTTGGCTTTTATGACGTGCTTCTAAAGCCTGTAAATCCTAAGGAGCTAAGGGAGGTAATTGAAAAAGCTAAGGGCGAGCTCTACCACAGAGAAGAAGTGATACCTATAGTTTACAGCGAAGAGGACCTCTCTGGAGACCTATGTAAGGAGCTATGTTCCATAATAGGGAACTCTGAGGGGAGGATGAAGGAGGTTTTAAAGACCATTGGGAAGGTGGCACCCTTGGATGTGCCAGTTTTAATAACGGGTGAGACTGGTGTGGGGAAGGAGTTTTTTGCAAAGGCCCTTTGGAAGCTCTCCAGAAGGTGGAATGGACCCTTTTTGGCCATAAACTGCTCTGCGGTGCCACCGGAGCTGTTTGAGGCTGAGCTTTTTGGATACGAAAGAGGAGCCTTTACAGGAGCTTCTACCTCTAAGGCTGGCCTTATAGAGATGGCGAAAGGTGGCGTGCTATTTTTGGATGAGGTGGGAGACCTGCCTTTGGTCCTACAGCCAAAGCTTTTAAGGGTACTACAGGAGAAGAAGGTAAGGAGGCTTGGAAGCACAAAGGAGGTACCCTGCGACTTTAGGCTCATCTGCGCTACCAATAAAGATATAAAGAGTTTGGTAAAGGAGGGTCTCTTTAGGGAGGACCTTTACTACAGGATAAGTGTAGTGCATATACATATACCACCTTTAAGAGAGAGGAAGGAAGACATACCCATTTTACTCAACTGCATAGTAGGGAACCTATCTACCGAGATGGGAAAGAGGATAAGGGGCTATACAAGGGACTTTTTGGAGAAGGTGCTTAGCTACAGCTGGCCCGGTAATGTGAGGGAGATGGAGAATATGCTAAGAAGGGCCATAGCCTTAAGCGATGGTGATGTTTTAAGGGGTAAGGATTTGGAGCTTGTGGCGGAGGAATATAAGCCACGGGACATTGACAGGGTTGTAAGGATGGAGGTAAAAAGGCTCATAGAAGCTGGTGAGAGGGACATATACCGTAAGCTTTTAGACAGCGTAGCCTACGCCATAGTAGAAGAAGCCTTTTCAGTCCTTGGTAAAAACCAGTCTAAAACGGCCAAGGTTTTAGGTATAAACAGGATAACCCTTAGAAAGCTTTTAAAGGATAAGGCTACTCCTTTAACTTAG
- a CDS encoding 6-phosphogluconolactonase yields the protein MKKVASYFIHSSKEPEVYLIRFLKRLFKLFLNKERLCHVALAGGKTPLDLYRILSKEKLLWDRLRFYLSDERYVPLSSELSNYKNIKEALGERARLAFFKTEMPPEECAMDYSLQLPERLHIALLGVGKDGHTASLFPKVECEDVSPKVCLSKSPDGLLRLSLKEEYLNRSCAVIFFLKGEEKRKALEAMLRGEDIPASRIRGSLRTYIFTDLL from the coding sequence ATGAAAAAAGTGGCAAGCTATTTCATACATTCAAGCAAAGAGCCAGAAGTTTATCTTATCAGGTTTTTAAAAAGACTCTTTAAGCTTTTTCTAAACAAAGAGAGGCTCTGCCATGTGGCCCTTGCGGGCGGTAAAACACCCCTTGACCTCTACAGAATCTTATCAAAGGAAAAGCTCTTGTGGGATAGGTTAAGGTTTTATCTTAGCGATGAAAGGTATGTGCCTCTATCTTCCGAGCTTAGCAACTACAAAAACATAAAAGAAGCCCTTGGAGAAAGGGCAAGACTGGCCTTCTTTAAAACGGAGATGCCACCAGAGGAATGCGCCATGGATTATAGCCTTCAGCTTCCAGAAAGACTGCATATAGCCTTACTTGGAGTAGGCAAAGACGGGCATACTGCCTCTTTGTTTCCCAAAGTAGAATGTGAAGATGTAAGCCCGAAGGTGTGCCTAAGTAAGTCCCCCGATGGGCTTTTGAGGCTTTCTTTGAAGGAGGAATACCTAAATAGGTCCTGTGCGGTCATATTCTTTTTAAAGGGTGAGGAAAAAAGAAAAGCCCTTGAGGCCATGCTAAGGGGTGAAGACATTCCGGCAAGTAGGATAAGAGGTAGCCTAAGAACATATATCTTCACCGACCTTTTATAA